A single region of the Lotus japonicus ecotype B-129 chromosome 4, LjGifu_v1.2 genome encodes:
- the LOC130711833 gene encoding BTB/POZ domain-containing protein At5g41330, giving the protein MPPFAGSHPFQPKPDTNIVTIDVGGQVFQTTKQTLTSAGPKSFFSRIAEASPFCTPFVDRDPEIFSLLLSLLRTGNLPSKAKSFDLQDLIIESQFYGIENLLINSLSSPSQFEPFNLHKSVLLPLNGRDSPSAVATTPYGSIHVAHGSKITSFDWSLRRKSTILTHFTAVDSLLAISPSLAAAGANDFSGLQILDLENGHVRETLNWENVTKSGSTVQAIGSSPEQMFVSFESGRRNSNSIVVYDLHTLTPATEISHNEIFGADIDSAIPATKLQWVSEHNLLMAAGSHSGPSGVSGNVRLWDVRSGNVVWEMAEKVDCFADVTVSDSLSAIFKVGVNSGEAFYFDLRNLSAENSWVCLGDKRKVMNGKKEGFGCKIETQGNQVFCSKGGDVELWSEVLMGNKGGRLEERIFKKNLMGRVKDMGGAKITNVAFGGSRMFLTRKDQQCVEVWQSSSREL; this is encoded by the coding sequence ATGCCACCATTTGCAGGCTCTCACCCATTCCAACCAAAACCAGACACCAACATAGTCACAATTGATGTTGGTGGTCAAGTCTTCCAAACCACAAAACAAACACTAACCTCAGCAGGTCCCAAATCCTTCTTCTCCAGAATAGCTGAAGCTTCACCATTCTGCACCCCCTTTGTTGACAGAGACCCTGAAATCTTCTCCCTCCTTCTCTCCCTTCTCAGAACAGGTAACCTCCCTTCCAAGGCCAAATCCTTCGATCTCCAAGACCTTATCATCGAATCCCAATTCTACGGAATCGAAAATCTCCTCATCAATTCCCTCTCTTCCCCATCTCAATTCGAACCCTTCAACCTCCACAAATCGGTTCTGTTACCCCTTAACGGAAGAGACTCCCCCTCCGCCGTCGCCACCACCCCTTATGGATCCATCCACGTCGCACACGGCAGCAAGATTACATCGTTTGACTGGTCGCTCCGGCGAAAATCCACCATCCTCACCCACTTCACCGCCGTGGATTCCCTCCTCGCTATCTCCCCCTCCCTCGCCGCCGCCGGTGCCAACGACTTCTCCGGCCTCCAGATCCTCGACCTCGAGAACGGCCATGTCAGGGAAACCCTAAACTGGGAGAATGTCACCAAATCTGGATCCACCGTCCAAGCCATCGGGTCCTCCCCGGAGCAAATGTTCGTCAGCTTCGAGTCCGGCCGTAGAAACTCCAACTCCATCGTCGTCTATGACCTCCACACGTTAACCCCCGCCACCGAGATCTCCCACAACGAGATATTCGGCGCCGACATCGATTCCGCTATCCCGGCGACGAAGCTTCAATGGGTCTCAGAGCATAACCTTCTAATGGCAGCCGGGTCTCACAGCGGGCCTTCTGGTGTCTCCGGCAATGTCAGATTGTGGGATGTTCGCTCCGGGAATGTTGTCTGGGAGATGGCGGAGAAGGTGGATTGTTTCGCCGACGTGACAGTTTCAGATTCTTTGTCAGCGATTTTCAAGGTGGGTGTGAATTCAGGGGAAGCTTTCTACTTCGATTTGAGGAACCTGAGTGCTGAGAATTCATGGGTGTGTCTTGGTGATAAGAGAAAAGTGATGAATGGGAAGAAGGAAGGGTTTGGTTGCAAAATTGAAACACAAGGGAATCAAGTGTTTTGCAGCAAGGGTGGTGATGTGGAGCTTTGGTCAGAGGTTTTGATGGGAAACAAGGGAGGGAGATTGGAGGAgaggatcttcaagaagaaTTTGATGGGGAGGGTGAAGGACATGGGAGGTGCTAAGATTACCAATGTTGCATTTGGAGGGAGTAGGATGTTCTTGACAAGGAAGGATCAGCAATGTGTTGAGGTTTGGCAGAGTTCTTCTAGGGAACTTTGA